Genomic segment of Apium graveolens cultivar Ventura chromosome 7, ASM990537v1, whole genome shotgun sequence:
GAGCAACAAATTCGTCATCCAGAAGAATATTGCTTGGCTTTATGTCACAATGAACGATACTTGTGTGGCTGTGGTGATGTAGGTACTTTATTCCAAGTGCAACATCAATGGAAATATTTAGTCTCTGCAGTAGAGTCAAATTTCTCAGAGTCCCTAAATAGGAAGGACTTGGGGGGTGTAACCAATTGTCTAGACTCTCATTCACCATGAACTCAAAAACCAATGCCTTGAAGTCATTGCCTTTATAATCAGTGCTGGAACATGCTGTGATGATCTTGACAAGATTTCGGTGACGAATATTCCTCAATGTTTCGCACTCTGCCAGAAAACTCTTATTGGCTCCGCGTACCTCAACACTTAGTACCTTTACAGCAACAGTGTATTCCGGTGATTGAAGAACTCCTCTGTAAACCGAACTGTATCTTCCAACACCTATCAAATTGTTTGGAGAAAACTCATTTGTAGCTAGTAGAAGATCTTGGTATGAAAGCCTAGGATATGTTTGGTCTTGCAATATTTGGACAACATCAGTCATCTGCTCAGACTTCCGATGACGACAGAAAATGATGGCAAGACATCCTAACAAGGTACCAAGGGGCAGAAGAACTAGAATGAGGATTAATTTCATGGGAAAAGTATTTTTCTTTTTCACTGGACAAGCAGGCAATTGCAAAATATGAATGCCTCCACAGAGCCCCAGATTTCCAACAACCGAAAATGCACTAACATTTGAAAATAGACCTTCTGTAGGCACTTCTCCTTCAAGCTTGTTGTACGAGAGATTAAGGAATCTAATTAGATGAAGCCCATCGAAAAAGTTTGGAATACTTCCAGACATATTATTGTTTGAAAGATCTAGAAAAACAAGGCTTTTCAAAGATTTAAAAGAAGATGGAATTTTACCTTGGAAAAGGTTTCCAGCCATGCTTAGCCCCTCCAACATTACACAATCACCCAGAGCAGAGGGTACATCTCCGATTAGTTTGTTGTTGAACACATTTAATTGTACCAACTGCTTCAAGTTACCAGTGCTGGATGGCAATGTCCCCGTTAATAAATTGTCGTCTAAATGAAGGTAAAAAATTTGAGAAGGAAGTCCAGTAATTTGTCCGGGGATCACACCGTTGAGGCGGTTGCTAAAGAGGGAGAGTCCCTCTAAAGTTGAGATATCAAATAATCCACTAGGTATGTTTCCTTGCAGCATATTGTCATGTAATTCGAGATTAACTAATTTAGTCATGTTGCAAATGGAAGTTGGAATCAATCCTGAAATTTTGTTTGCACCCAAATCTAAATATCCCAACTCAGATAGCTCTCCAATTTTTACTGGAATGGTCCCTGTTAAGAAGTTGTGATGCAACGAAAGACTTTTCATCTTCACAAGCTTTCCAATATCACGAGGTATGCTTCCATATAGGTTGTTTCCATGCAGAAATAGCAACTCTATAGTGGTGGAGAGATTTGCAATGGAATTTGGTAGCTCCCCTCTTAAACCAGTATTGTGTAAGTTCAATCCTGTTAGACGGCTACAGTTGACGAGGGAATCGAAGAAGCTCAAGTCATCAGTTTGTTGATTGTCTGCAAGTGGATTTCCACCCAGATTTAGCCAACTAAGACTCGGAAGGCTGCCCCAGTTTGTTGGTATAGGGCCAGTGATACTGTTACTTGAGATCTCAAATACAACAAGATTTAACGCATTAGTTATTGATGGTGGAATGTGGCCCGAAAATCTGTTCTCTCTAGCATAGAACCCTTGTAGCCTCGGAAGAGTGAAGCCCAGACTTGCTGGAAGCATTCCTTCTAACTCATTAGTGTTTAGATCAATAAGATAGAGGGATGAAATGTTGTACAGTGGTAGGGGAACTGTTCCCGACAAACTGTTTGTTCCCAATATAAGAACCTCAAGTTTTGAAAGATGAGCAACTTCCAAAGATATGCCCCCCGTTAGATTATTACTTCGCAGATCAAGGTAACGGAGAGAGGATATGTTTCCTAGTGAAGGTGGAATTGATCCAGTAAAATGATTGTTCGCAAGAACAAACTTGTTTAGCTTAGACCAAGAAGCAAACTCGGTAGGTAGTTTTCCATCTATATTGTTGTGACCCATATTTATGTTTCTAATATGTCGACAGTGACTCAAATTGGCAGGAAATCCACCTGCAAAAGAATTGTTTGCCAAAACAAGATGTTGCAGGCGAAACAACCGACCAATTTCATCTGGGATTGAGCCATGAAAGCTGTTAAGGTTGAGGTAAATTGCCCTGAGGAAGGAGAGGTTTCCTGTATGAGAAGACAAAGTGCCCACCAACTGTTGTGAGCTGAGATTGAGTGATGTTACCCTCTGTCGTCTGTGGCTGCACGTAACACCATTCCACTCGCAGAAGTGGGTAGAATCATTCCACGAGGCTAGCACACCCAATGGATCAAGTGTTATTGAAGTCTTAAAAGAAAGTAAAGCTTGTTGATCAGTGACATTGTTTGAAAATGAAGAGACAAATTTTGTTGAGGTTTGTAATACCAAAATTAAGAGTTTGATAAAATGGAGAAAGCTGGATCTCATGGTTTTACAGTAAAAGgaaaaaagctggaattggtaGTACACATGCATACACCATAAAATACTCTAACACTTATAGCCGAGGAATAATTTGAGTCAAGCTAAGTCATGGTGTCTACGGCCAACGACTTCAGGAGTCGAGCCAAGTCCAGAGCGTTTCTTATGAGCTGTGGAAACTTTAAATTGACTAGCTTACCTTATATATTGGGCAATGCTAGCTTTTCTATGTAACTAACTataacatttatattagctatttaatttattttctattttttgtAATTTCCCAATCTCAGTCTCATAGGATTTCAAATCATAATAGAGCTAAGCTGTGGACAAAGCATGCCCAGCTGGCGTAGTTTTTAGTGCTGATATATTCGCGCTAGCAGCTCAAGATGCAACCGTCGCTATAAATTAATTAATCTCAATACTGCATTTTAATTTTCAAGTACCAAGAGGTGTAGACGTACAGTACCTGAAAGGCATGCCATGACCTCCACAAACTGGGGTAGTCACATTTTCCTCGCAATGCTCTGCAAATTCCTGAATCCGTTACATAGTGCAAGCCTCAATACCGTTTTGCCCTCTACCTGCAAAAATTGAACAGCATTTGTTCAAGTTATACAGCAGGAGCTGTCATTAGGCAAATTAGTTGAAAATGTGAATTCATATGTTCATATATCTTCAAAGAGTTGAGCCCCGAAAGCAGACACTGCATCTACTCAACGTTTAATTTTCCTCTTCTCACCAAAAGCATAAACCCAACTTTCCCTCACACATGACAACAAGGTATTAAACTCAAACACATAGTTAAAAGGGTATTATAGACGTTCAGTTTGGTGGGTTCTAAGGAAGGAGAAAGCTCTTGTCACATGAAATAGTTTTGTGGAGGCTCCATTTGGTAGATCCGATGGAAAATATGCATGCAAGAATGCAGCTCGCCTACCATGGAGTAAAAAGACATGTAGGCTGAGTTggcaaataattttttttttcctCGGTGTTTTCTTTTTGTTCCAAGTTCCAGTTTGCTACTATCAGTTCTAAAGACGCGACGAGGCCAGAGAATTTCTCAAATGGCACTTTTTACCTTATTATTATTGATGATGAATCCAATGAGAACAAGAAATAAAAGCTCAAcctttaaaataaaattgaacGGAGCTATTCCCAGCAGGTACGAACCAACCATTGGAGAAAGTATATACTCAGTCCCAGTTTTGATACTTGTCCAAGTAAGCAAAGCAAGGTGGTGGCCTCTAATTATGTGCCTAATGCCTTGCTCAGAGCTACTGATGCCGAACACGGAGTTATGCTATTGATTGTCTGTAATATTATACTGGGATTGATGGCCCTGAGTTTATCCTCGCATAACAACCCTGAGGTTAGAACAAAATGCATACAGGAGCAGGGCTAATTTTGTAAATACAGGACGAGGTGGCCCTGAGGTACAACCAGGCCGGGGAAAACTATCCTCAGAAGGCATGGCAATGGCCATTTATCATAATCTAAATGTATGCAAGTTTTAGTCGAGACCCAAAAAATTAACTCTTAGAACCAAGAATTTCTTTCCAAGTGATGGCAATCTCTTGTTGTGATTTGAATAATCTGGACAGAATAATATCTAGTTCACATAGGAAATGCAGAAACCTGAGGCACACTCTAGTCAGTAGGCCCAAGAGAATGTTAGTTCATACATTTTTTTTTCAGTAGTCTTTTAGTAGAATCACAAATTCCTTTTTGATGTAAATCTTTATAAAAGCACTCCCCTCGAGTCTCGAGGGCCCATATGGCAGTGACCTGAGTCCACAGCCGGTGGGAACTCTAATGCCATGTTAAATAATCATATTGGAGAAAGTCTCTTTCcagaattttatattattattttaacaaGCGAAACATGAATAAATTAATAAAACTGTTCGAGTTGTTTGATACAGCACCTCCTTCATCATTCAGGGCATGATGCCACATTTCATCAAGGTCAACTGATTTTTATTAAACAAAATGTGTAcaaaaaaaaaaatcttaaaaaagCATCATACAATCACAGAGTCATTGTGTATATGACTGTTTCACGCAGCTTTGACACAGTTAACACTATTGTATATGGATGAATTGATGCATATATCAGTCGGTAACATACTCGAAATCCAGGATTTAACTGACCAGTATCTGCAAATTCCATGCCACGTTCTGAAAACTACTGCTACAACTTTAAGTCCCTATAAATTGGGACAGCACACTCTAGCTAATTAGATCATACATAAGAAACTAGAATACTTGAAGTTACAAGATTTTAATGAAAATGGCTGCTTCTAAATCTTCACTAATTGGGCTGTTTCAGTTGATTTTGTCGTCCTTTTTGTTTTGCCTTGCTAATGGACAGGGTTTGAAAGTCGGGTTTTACGAGAAAACATGTCCTACTGCGGAGGCCATAGTTAAGGAAACGATGGATCAGGTCATGGCTGTTGCACCTTCTCTTGGCGCCCCTTTGTTAAGACTGCATTTTCATGATTGTTTCGTTAGGGTATGTACATTCGAATTTCATACTTATAACGTTTTTTTTTCGTATAAACCGTTAATATTTGAACCTACTGTTACCTGTACTGCAGGGTTGCGAGGGTTCAGTGCTGTTAAACTCAACAAGAAATAACCAAGCTGAAAAAGATTCATTTCCCGATCTCAGTCTCAGAGGATTCCAAATCATAGATAGAGCTAAGTTAGCTGTCGAGAAAGCATGCCCTGGCGTAGTTTCTTGTGCTGATATAGTCGCGCTAGCAGCTCGAGATGCAACTGTCGCAGTAAATTAATAAATCTCAACACTGCCTTTCAATTTATATCTATCTCACTATATGTCCATAATCCAATTTCCAAATCAT
This window contains:
- the LOC141672658 gene encoding receptor kinase-like protein Xa21 yields the protein MLPASLGFTLPRLQGFYARENRFSGHIPPSITNALNLVVFEISSNSITGPIPTNWGSLPSLSWLNLGGNPLADNQQTDDLSFFDSLVNCSRLTGLNLHNTGLRGELPNSIANLSTTIELLFLHGNNLYGSIPRDIGKLVKMKSLSLHHNFLTGTIPVKIGELSELGYLDLGANKISGLIPTSICNMTKLVNLELHDNMLQGNIPSGLFDISTLEGLSLFSNRLNGVIPGQITGLPSQIFYLHLDDNLLTGTLPSSTGNLKQLVQLNVFNNKLIGDVPSALGDCVMLEGLSMAGNLFQGKIPSSFKSLKSLVFLDLSNNNMSGSIPNFFDGLHLIRFLNLSYNKLEGEVPTEGLFSNVSAFSVVGNLGLCGGIHILQLPACPVKKKNTFPMKLILILVLLPLGTLLGCLAIIFCRHRKSEQMTDVVQILQDQTYPRLSYQDLLLATNEFSPNNLIGVGRYSSVYRGVLQSPEYTVAVKVLSVEVRGANKSFLAECETLRNIRHRNLVKIITACSSTDYKGNDFKALVFEFMVNESLDNWLHPPSPSYLGTLRNLTLLQRLNISIDVALGIKYLHHHSHTSIVHCDIKPSNILLDDEFVAHVSDFGLARFSFANTSDINQTRTNSTGVRGTIGYVPPEYGMGGEISIEGDVYSYGILLLEMFSGKRPTCSSIVMENSNNLHDYVKMAVPQRVMDIVDPRILLDEENPDLPTNESYSRAVMQECLTLIFEVGILCSVEMPRERLDTSVALKQLHVARDKLLQHGQAVA